A single window of Bacteroidales bacterium DNA harbors:
- a CDS encoding HTH domain-containing protein, producing MDFYQRLVKLERIHRSILTRSTGTPAQLASKVNIARRTLYEYLDQLKSLGAEIAYSRTIQSYYYVNDFNFQLRIKRNNSD from the coding sequence ATGGATTTTTATCAAAGGTTGGTTAAGCTTGAACGAATCCATCGGAGCATTTTAACCAGGTCAACCGGCACCCCTGCCCAACTTGCCTCTAAGGTTAACATAGCCCGCAGAACCTTGTATGAATATTTGGATCAATTAAAAAGCTTGGGCGCGGAAATTGCTTACAGCCGTACCATTCAATCTTATTATTATGTGAATGATTTTAATTTTCAACTAAGGATAAAAAGAAATAATTCAGACTAA
- a CDS encoding fibronectin type III domain-containing protein, which yields MANGLTETTDSLCIEKIIPSISDTSMIFEDFQFEYDTPKGKYGQKFQPKKDYNQLWIVAYQYSLDNSGGFYFKEIEIEDYGKDTEPPDAPSNLQSSEITTNSFKLTWNEPDDNYDGVDKYTINVDGETYPSDTTFIKIEGLNKSCYTYSVKVQAIDVAGNKSAYSDTINVTTRFDEPILDMTVSSGGPLCNNSSKQFSTTEYDDVTYNWTHGNGITLSDENGPSTTATANTTYNGNSYVRVERSFHKSCPGGEGEEATSQKTHSLWVGVPTPDKIEYVNIGPHYPQYSEEICYDYPNDGEVEWTGNGSVTEYEWDAGNWMVEQHPSVLFPEIPMRFVQITAPSWGYDDPLYVTVKAKNSCGWGSNKLPAVVLDAVSCDDFFTLSPNPSNNYVEISPKQNEDQMQTASILNSNETIQVRFINNYGKVVQSTTFTGSTQRINTSDLDEGVYLVEIQINDHVESHRLMVQH from the coding sequence ATGGCTAATGGATTGACAGAAACAACAGATTCTCTTTGTATTGAAAAAATAATACCATCAATAAGTGATACAAGTATGATTTTTGAAGATTTTCAATTTGAGTATGATACCCCCAAAGGCAAATATGGTCAAAAATTTCAACCCAAAAAGGATTATAACCAATTGTGGATAGTTGCTTATCAATATTCTTTAGATAATTCAGGAGGATTTTATTTTAAAGAAATAGAAATTGAAGACTATGGCAAAGATACTGAACCACCAGATGCACCATCCAATCTCCAAAGTTCGGAGATTACCACAAATTCATTCAAATTAACCTGGAATGAACCGGATGATAATTATGATGGAGTTGATAAGTATACTATAAATGTTGATGGAGAAACATATCCTTCAGATACTACATTTATAAAGATAGAGGGTTTGAATAAAAGTTGTTATACATATTCTGTAAAGGTCCAAGCCATTGATGTGGCTGGAAATAAAAGTGCTTATTCGGATACCATAAATGTAACAACGCGTTTTGACGAGCCTATTTTGGATATGACTGTTAGTTCTGGTGGGCCGTTATGTAATAACTCATCAAAGCAATTCAGTACAACAGAGTATGATGATGTTACATATAACTGGACACATGGTAATGGAATTACACTTAGTGATGAAAATGGACCATCAACAACAGCAACTGCCAATACTACTTATAATGGAAATTCTTATGTTCGAGTGGAAAGATCTTTTCATAAAAGCTGTCCAGGAGGAGAGGGAGAAGAGGCCACTTCTCAAAAAACTCATTCTCTATGGGTAGGGGTTCCGACACCTGATAAAATAGAATATGTAAATATTGGACCTCATTATCCTCAATATTCGGAAGAAATATGTTATGATTATCCCAACGATGGTGAAGTAGAGTGGACCGGAAATGGGAGCGTCACTGAATATGAGTGGGATGCCGGAAACTGGATGGTAGAGCAGCATCCCAGTGTACTCTTCCCCGAAATTCCTATGAGATTTGTTCAAATAACAGCTCCTTCATGGGGTTATGATGATCCGTTATATGTTACTGTGAAAGCTAAAAATTCCTGTGGTTGGGGGTCCAATAAACTTCCTGCCGTGGTCTTAGATGCGGTAAGCTGTGATGATTTCTTTACCCTTTCACCTAATCCCTCAAACAATTATGTTGAGATTTCTCCAAAACAAAACGAGGATCAAATGCAAACTGCATCAATTCTTAATTCTAATGAAACCATCCAGGTAAGATTTATCAATAATTATGGTAAAGTGGTTCAATCCACTACATTTACGGGAAGTACTCAACGAATCAATACATCAGACCTTGATGAAGGAGTTTACCTTGTTGAGATTCAGATCAACGATCATGTCGAATCTCATCGGCTCATGGTGCAACATTAA